In Halorussus limi, a genomic segment contains:
- a CDS encoding winged helix-turn-helix domain-containing protein gives MSETSGPNATLGDCEDCVAPAEAFSVIANETRLSILEALWKAPERPVSFSELRRDVGMRDSAQFNYHLKQLTDHFVVQTDDGYDFRQAGKKVVRAILAGSFNEHPEMGPFEVEGTCATCDGGLQAYYHDEMLVIECEECEKNHGCYPFPPGGLNNRSREEIMDAFNQRVRHLHCLAADGVCPECNGRMTTTVTRDTEDFLGLEVRVDHECEQCRHQLYSAVGLSLLDQSDVVTFHREHGVDLCTTPYWDLAWCVSDEQTTILSEDPWQILVEIPLDGEVLSVTLDGDLNVLELERSCRSASSDGTQAISD, from the coding sequence ATGAGCGAGACGAGCGGGCCGAACGCGACGCTCGGAGACTGCGAGGACTGCGTGGCCCCGGCCGAGGCGTTCTCGGTCATCGCCAACGAGACGCGACTGTCGATTCTGGAGGCGCTCTGGAAGGCTCCCGAACGACCGGTGAGCTTCTCGGAGCTTCGACGCGACGTGGGGATGCGCGACAGCGCGCAGTTCAACTACCACCTCAAGCAACTCACAGACCACTTCGTCGTCCAGACCGACGACGGCTACGACTTCCGGCAGGCCGGGAAGAAGGTCGTCCGCGCGATTCTGGCCGGGTCGTTCAACGAGCATCCCGAGATGGGACCGTTCGAAGTCGAAGGAACGTGCGCGACCTGCGACGGAGGCCTGCAGGCGTACTACCACGACGAGATGCTGGTCATCGAGTGCGAGGAGTGCGAGAAGAACCACGGCTGTTACCCGTTCCCGCCCGGCGGACTGAACAACCGGTCGCGCGAGGAGATAATGGACGCGTTCAACCAGCGCGTGCGCCACCTCCACTGCCTCGCGGCGGACGGCGTCTGCCCGGAGTGCAACGGTCGGATGACGACGACGGTTACCCGCGACACGGAGGACTTCCTCGGACTGGAGGTCCGCGTGGACCACGAGTGCGAGCAGTGTCGCCACCAGCTGTACTCGGCGGTGGGTCTCTCGCTGCTCGACCAGTCGGACGTGGTGACGTTCCACCGCGAACACGGCGTCGACCTCTGTACGACGCCGTACTGGGACCTCGCGTGGTGCGTCAGCGACGAGCAGACGACCATCCTCTCGGAGGACCCGTGGCAGATTCTGGTCGAGATTCCGCTCGACGGCGAGGTGCTGTCGGTGACGCTCGACGGTGATTTGAACGTCCTCGAACTGGAACGCTCCTGTCGGTCGGCGTCCTCCGACGGGACGCAGGCGATTTCGGACTGA
- the infB gene encoding translation initiation factor IF-2 — protein sequence MPDTNTRENGHGLRTPIVAVLGHVDHGKTSLLDKIRGSTVIEGEAGAITQHIGATAIPLDVVSKVAGSLIDPSDFDLPGLLFIDTPGHHSFTTLRSRGGALADIAILVVDVNDGFQPQTLEAINILKQSQTPFVVAANKIDTVPGWKPNEDAPVQQTKEAQSDRASSMLDEQLYEIIGELSDEGFSADMYWRVQDFRGNIGVVPVSAETGEGIPDLLTVLMGLAQRYMKEDMAIDVTGPGAGTVLEVKEEKGFGTTLDVVLYDGTIREDETIVVGGLDEPIVTDVRAILKPRPLAEIRTEDRFEKVEEIAAASGVKIAAPGLDDAMAGAPVRVVRDRDIEEVIAEVRAELSEIEVETQEQGVVVKADTLGSLEAIANAMDEAEIPIMRAEVGDVAPRDISVASTAGEDKHKTILAFNVDVLADAEQQAEDSDVKLFESGVIYRLIEEYEEYVEELERAQQETVLDNITRPARFQILQDHTFRQNDPAVVGVEILSGTVKKNSNVVKFEGNDPTRVGQLKGIQEQGEDVDEARSGNRVSVAIDGPTVGRQIEEGDELWIEVPEKHAKILEQELGDDIPVDELEALKMYLDKQRKRDPFWGK from the coding sequence ATGCCTGACACTAATACACGCGAGAACGGTCACGGTCTGCGCACCCCTATCGTCGCCGTACTGGGTCACGTGGACCACGGGAAGACCAGCCTTCTGGACAAAATCCGCGGTTCGACGGTCATCGAGGGTGAGGCGGGTGCTATCACCCAGCACATCGGCGCGACTGCGATTCCGCTCGACGTGGTGTCGAAAGTCGCGGGAAGCCTCATCGACCCCAGCGACTTCGACCTGCCCGGCCTGCTGTTTATCGACACGCCCGGCCACCACTCGTTCACGACGCTGCGGTCCCGCGGGGGCGCGCTCGCGGACATCGCCATCCTCGTCGTGGACGTGAACGACGGCTTCCAGCCCCAGACGCTCGAAGCCATCAACATCCTCAAGCAGTCCCAGACGCCGTTCGTCGTCGCGGCGAACAAGATAGACACCGTGCCGGGGTGGAAGCCCAACGAGGACGCTCCGGTCCAACAGACCAAGGAGGCCCAGAGCGACCGGGCGAGTTCGATGCTGGACGAGCAACTGTACGAAATTATCGGCGAACTCAGCGACGAAGGGTTCTCGGCCGACATGTACTGGCGCGTCCAGGACTTCCGGGGCAACATCGGCGTCGTCCCCGTCAGCGCCGAGACCGGCGAGGGGATTCCCGACCTGCTGACCGTCCTGATGGGACTGGCCCAGCGGTACATGAAAGAGGACATGGCCATCGACGTGACGGGACCGGGCGCGGGCACCGTCCTCGAAGTCAAAGAGGAGAAGGGCTTCGGGACGACCCTCGACGTGGTGCTGTACGACGGCACCATCCGCGAGGACGAGACCATCGTGGTCGGGGGTCTCGACGAACCCATCGTGACCGACGTGCGCGCCATCCTGAAGCCCCGACCGCTCGCCGAGATTCGGACCGAGGACCGGTTCGAGAAGGTCGAGGAAATCGCGGCGGCTTCCGGGGTCAAAATCGCCGCGCCGGGCCTCGACGACGCGATGGCGGGCGCGCCGGTTCGGGTCGTCCGGGACCGCGACATCGAGGAAGTCATCGCCGAGGTCCGGGCCGAACTCTCGGAAATCGAGGTCGAGACCCAAGAGCAGGGCGTCGTCGTGAAGGCCGACACCCTCGGCAGTCTGGAGGCCATCGCCAACGCCATGGACGAGGCCGAGATTCCCATCATGCGCGCCGAAGTCGGCGACGTGGCCCCGCGCGACATCAGCGTCGCATCGACCGCGGGCGAGGACAAGCACAAGACCATCCTCGCGTTCAACGTGGACGTGCTGGCCGACGCCGAACAGCAGGCGGAGGACAGCGACGTGAAACTGTTCGAGAGCGGCGTCATCTACCGCCTCATCGAAGAGTACGAGGAGTACGTCGAGGAACTCGAACGCGCCCAGCAGGAGACGGTCCTCGACAACATCACTCGGCCCGCCCGGTTCCAGATTCTGCAGGACCACACCTTCCGCCAGAACGACCCCGCCGTGGTCGGCGTCGAGATTCTCTCGGGCACCGTCAAGAAGAACAGCAACGTGGTGAAGTTCGAGGGTAACGACCCCACTCGTGTCGGGCAACTCAAAGGGATTCAGGAGCAGGGCGAGGACGTGGACGAGGCCCGAAGCGGAAACCGCGTCAGCGTCGCCATCGACGGGCCGACTGTCGGTCGCCAGATAGAGGAGGGCGACGAACTCTGGATAGAGGTCCCCGAGAAGCACGCCAAGATTCTCGAACAGGAACTCGGCGACGACATTCCGGTGGACGAACTGGAGGCGCTCAAGATGTACCTCGACAAGCAGCGCAAGCGCGACCCCTTCTGGGGCAAGTAG
- a CDS encoding cupin domain-containing protein, translating into MDPLTTGRPLDADGAPTDGPALELDPEGAAADLFEESPYPLASSPGTGMWMAPLRWPDDADESPAMLVWLSPDATEFPAHVHTTGEEYFRAVEGELTVVEEGEPRRLDPDDEHTVRPGREHYFWNDTDDFVAFYVDLPWAKTLETQLTVSGLDHEGAFGSGGDYGEPNFLYGLVMTEYLRDGTRVAVGPPTVQRLLWATLGRVAKALGYRPVEERYLRDEFWTETVEQPDL; encoded by the coding sequence ATGGACCCGCTCACGACCGGGCGACCCCTCGACGCGGACGGCGCACCGACCGACGGACCTGCGCTCGAACTCGACCCCGAAGGGGCCGCCGCCGACCTGTTCGAGGAATCGCCCTATCCGCTCGCGTCCAGTCCCGGAACCGGGATGTGGATGGCTCCCCTGCGGTGGCCCGACGACGCCGACGAGTCGCCTGCCATGTTGGTCTGGTTGTCGCCCGACGCGACCGAGTTCCCGGCGCACGTCCACACCACTGGCGAGGAGTACTTCCGCGCGGTCGAAGGCGAACTGACCGTCGTCGAAGAGGGCGAACCTCGCCGTCTCGACCCCGACGACGAGCACACCGTCCGGCCCGGGCGCGAACACTACTTCTGGAACGACACCGACGACTTCGTCGCCTTCTACGTGGACCTCCCGTGGGCGAAGACCCTCGAAACGCAACTCACCGTCTCCGGGTTGGACCACGAGGGAGCGTTCGGTTCGGGCGGCGATTACGGGGAACCGAACTTCCTCTACGGACTGGTGATGACCGAGTACCTCCGGGACGGCACGAGAGTCGCGGTCGGCCCCCCGACAGTCCAGCGACTCCTCTGGGCCACGCTCGGCCGCGTCGCGAAGGCCCTCGGCTACCGCCCGGTCGAGGAGCGATACCTCCGCGACGAGTTCTGGACCGAGACCGTCGAACAACCGGACCTCTGA
- a CDS encoding 30S ribosomal protein S24e produces MEVEILSEEQNPMLHRSEVRFQIVHDEETPSRLSVRDSLAAKLDKDSSEVVVHEMNTKFGMRKTVGYAKVYDSPEHARDVEQEYMLERNKIAADTDAEAEAEEAE; encoded by the coding sequence ATGGAAGTCGAAATCCTCTCCGAGGAGCAGAATCCGATGCTCCACCGGTCCGAAGTGCGGTTCCAGATAGTTCACGACGAAGAAACGCCCTCGCGCCTGTCGGTCCGCGACAGCCTCGCGGCGAAACTCGACAAGGACTCCAGCGAGGTCGTCGTCCACGAGATGAACACCAAGTTCGGGATGCGCAAGACCGTCGGCTACGCGAAGGTCTACGACAGCCCCGAACACGCCCGCGACGTCGAGCAGGAGTACATGCTCGAACGCAACAAAATCGCGGCTGACACCGACGCCGAAGCCGAGGCGGAGGAGGCCGAATAA
- a CDS encoding DUF5811 family protein — protein sequence MNGNTPYAGVPGKTQAGHRAETDVPDLSPEQKESLRDSIAAIASQTREFLPDEYVVGSKVGDDGSGPQAQVSVQPPVGHPVSAGFQPDLDDFDGDDLVTHEEAEVARGLAASAAMQVKQMMGDNITPTAR from the coding sequence ATGAACGGAAACACCCCCTACGCGGGCGTTCCAGGGAAGACGCAGGCAGGTCACCGCGCGGAGACCGACGTCCCCGACCTCTCCCCCGAGCAGAAGGAGTCGCTCCGCGACAGTATCGCCGCTATCGCCAGTCAGACCCGCGAGTTCCTCCCCGACGAGTACGTCGTCGGGTCCAAGGTCGGCGACGACGGGAGCGGACCGCAGGCGCAGGTCTCGGTCCAACCGCCGGTCGGCCACCCCGTGAGCGCCGGCTTCCAACCCGACCTCGACGACTTCGACGGCGACGACCTCGTGACCCACGAGGAGGCCGAAGTCGCCCGCGGCCTCGCGGCCAGCGCGGCCATGCAGGTCAAGCAGATGATGGGCGACAACATCACGCCGACCGCGCGATAA
- a CDS encoding sialidase family protein, protein MTERNTTRRRFLRASAATVVTAALPATATAAETGWTVAETPTGNTLYDVEYTDDGAYAVGAGGVAIRRTPDGWRKVFDGGVTGNGNSLYGADVTDDGKQIWMVGSSGAVGAYDVETGTLYNHSKPTGSTNNFNDVSVTGPAGEANVYVAGDSGKIYYSFENGASQTWNYVTPGSGSALSAIDFYDVKSGHVVDTNQTVFQTTDGVSYDNIGIADANVNFYGVDSDARDDVWVSGGGGMVFHWDGANWTPTDLGDAGLRDIEVTDDDRDGFTVGGGGKVFDLTDAKWTQDATPTGQNLKAVVRGDTNVAVGAGGVVVEN, encoded by the coding sequence ATGACGGAACGAAATACGACGCGACGACGGTTCCTGCGAGCATCGGCCGCGACGGTCGTAACTGCCGCCCTCCCCGCGACTGCGACCGCCGCCGAAACCGGGTGGACGGTCGCCGAGACCCCCACCGGGAACACCCTCTACGACGTGGAGTACACCGACGACGGCGCGTACGCGGTCGGCGCTGGCGGCGTCGCCATCCGCCGGACGCCGGACGGCTGGCGGAAGGTCTTCGACGGCGGCGTCACCGGCAACGGAAACTCGCTGTACGGCGCGGACGTGACCGACGACGGCAAGCAAATCTGGATGGTCGGTTCGTCGGGTGCGGTCGGCGCGTACGACGTCGAGACGGGCACCCTCTACAACCACTCCAAGCCGACCGGAAGCACGAACAACTTCAACGACGTGTCCGTGACGGGTCCCGCCGGCGAGGCGAACGTCTACGTCGCGGGCGACTCGGGCAAGATTTACTACAGCTTCGAGAACGGCGCGTCCCAGACGTGGAACTACGTCACGCCCGGAAGCGGGTCCGCGCTCTCGGCCATCGACTTCTACGACGTGAAGTCGGGCCACGTCGTGGACACCAACCAGACGGTGTTCCAGACGACTGACGGCGTCTCCTACGATAACATCGGTATCGCCGACGCCAACGTCAACTTCTACGGCGTGGACAGCGACGCCCGCGACGACGTGTGGGTCTCGGGCGGCGGCGGCATGGTCTTCCACTGGGACGGCGCGAACTGGACGCCGACCGACCTCGGCGACGCCGGACTGCGCGACATCGAAGTCACCGACGACGACCGAGACGGCTTCACGGTCGGCGGCGGCGGCAAGGTCTTCGACCTGACCGACGCGAAGTGGACGCAGGACGCGACGCCGACCGGCCAGAACCTGAAGGCGGTCGTCCGCGGCGACACGAACGTCGCCGTCGGCGCGGGCGGAGTCGTCGTCGAGAACTAA
- a CDS encoding translation initiation factor IF-2 subunit gamma, producing MTGNYAQPEVNIGLVGHVDHGKTTLVQALSGEWTDQHSEEMKRGISIRLGYADATFRQCPGLDEPERYTVDETCPDGSESEPLRTVSFVDAPGHETLMATMLSGAAIMDGAVLVVSATDPVPQAQTEEHLMALDIIGIDNIVVAQNKIDLVDREQAERNYEEIQEFVEGTVAEDAPVVPISAQQEVNIDLLIQAVEEEIPTPDRDPDADPRMHVARSFDINRPGTEWDGLVGGVLGGSLVEGKLTNGAEIELRPGREVDEGGQTRWESIETDVRSLQAGGETVDEVTPGGLLGVGTGLDPSLTKGDALAGQVAGTPGTLPPTWEQFTMEVDLLERLVGLDDQDIDDISTGEPLMLTIGTATTVGSVTSAREGECEVTLKRPVCAPEGAQIAINRRIGARWRLIGVGTLRG from the coding sequence TTGACAGGAAATTACGCCCAACCGGAGGTGAACATCGGACTGGTCGGTCACGTAGACCACGGAAAGACGACGCTCGTGCAGGCGCTTTCCGGCGAATGGACGGACCAGCACTCCGAGGAGATGAAACGTGGCATCTCCATCCGGCTCGGGTACGCAGACGCCACGTTCCGGCAGTGTCCCGGCCTCGACGAACCGGAGCGGTACACGGTCGACGAGACGTGTCCGGACGGTAGCGAGAGCGAACCGCTCCGGACGGTCTCGTTCGTGGACGCACCGGGTCACGAGACGCTGATGGCGACGATGCTCTCGGGCGCGGCCATCATGGACGGCGCGGTGCTGGTCGTCTCGGCGACCGACCCCGTCCCGCAGGCACAGACCGAGGAACACCTGATGGCGCTCGACATCATCGGCATCGACAACATCGTCGTCGCCCAGAACAAGATAGACCTCGTCGACCGCGAGCAGGCCGAGCGCAACTACGAGGAGATTCAGGAGTTCGTGGAGGGAACCGTCGCCGAAGACGCGCCGGTCGTCCCCATCTCGGCCCAGCAGGAGGTCAACATCGACCTCCTGATTCAGGCGGTCGAAGAGGAGATTCCGACGCCCGACCGCGACCCGGACGCCGACCCGCGGATGCACGTCGCACGTAGCTTCGACATCAACCGTCCCGGCACGGAGTGGGACGGACTCGTCGGCGGCGTCCTCGGCGGCAGTCTGGTCGAAGGGAAACTGACGAACGGCGCGGAGATAGAGCTTCGCCCCGGCCGCGAAGTCGACGAGGGCGGTCAGACCCGCTGGGAGTCCATCGAGACCGACGTGCGTTCGCTTCAGGCGGGCGGCGAGACGGTCGACGAAGTGACGCCCGGCGGTCTGCTCGGCGTCGGCACGGGTCTCGACCCGAGCCTGACGAAGGGCGACGCGCTGGCGGGACAGGTCGCCGGAACGCCCGGCACGCTCCCGCCGACGTGGGAGCAGTTCACGATGGAAGTGGACCTGCTCGAACGCCTCGTCGGACTCGACGACCAGGACATCGACGACATCTCGACCGGCGAACCGCTGATGCTCACCATCGGTACCGCGACGACGGTCGGTTCCGTGACCAGCGCCCGCGAGGGCGAGTGCGAGGTCACGCTGAAGCGACCCGTCTGCGCGCCCGAGGGTGCCCAAATCGCCATCAACCGCCGCATCGGCGCTCGCTGGCGGCTCATCGGAGTCGGCACGCTCCGCGGATAG
- a CDS encoding 30S ribosomal protein S27ae — MARNEYYNDDGTTDKEQCTRCGDAFLADHDDRLHCGRCGYTEWK, encoded by the coding sequence ATGGCGCGCAACGAGTACTACAACGACGACGGCACGACCGACAAAGAGCAGTGTACCCGGTGTGGGGACGCCTTCCTCGCCGACCACGACGACCGCCTCCACTGCGGTCGCTGTGGCTACACCGAGTGGAAGTAG
- a CDS encoding XTP/dITP diphosphatase encodes MTIRFVTSNAGKVREAREYLTDDVEQIQYDYTEIQSDDLADIAVAGAKEAFEETGGEDPVLVDDAGLFVEALGGFPGPYSAYVEDTVGVERVWNLAEMEDNRRARFRCVVAYYDGETAETFDGAVPGRIVAPRGDGGFGYDPIFEHEGATMAEMSTERKNAISHRGRALAKFADWLAEN; translated from the coding sequence ATGACGATCAGATTCGTGACGAGCAACGCGGGCAAGGTCCGAGAGGCCCGCGAGTACCTCACCGACGACGTGGAGCAGATACAGTACGACTACACCGAGATTCAGAGCGACGACCTCGCGGACATCGCAGTCGCCGGAGCGAAGGAGGCCTTCGAGGAGACCGGCGGCGAAGACCCCGTGCTGGTCGACGACGCGGGCCTGTTCGTGGAGGCGCTCGGCGGGTTCCCCGGCCCCTACTCCGCGTACGTCGAGGACACCGTGGGCGTCGAGCGGGTCTGGAACCTCGCGGAGATGGAGGACAACCGCCGGGCGCGGTTCCGATGCGTCGTCGCCTACTACGACGGCGAGACGGCCGAGACGTTCGACGGCGCGGTGCCGGGCCGCATCGTCGCGCCGCGGGGCGACGGCGGGTTCGGCTACGACCCCATCTTCGAACACGAGGGCGCGACTATGGCCGAGATGAGCACCGAGCGCAAGAACGCGATTTCTCACCGCGGACGGGCGCTGGCGAAGTTCGCGGACTGGTTGGCCGAGAACTGA
- a CDS encoding DNA-directed RNA polymerase, which yields MYKRVRLKDTVEVPPEHLADVTPNLVKKLLQDKLEGRMDEDVGSVVSVVNVHDIGDGAVLPNRPGVYYEAEFDAVTFDPQMQEVVDGEIVEVVNFGAFVGIGPVDGLLHVSQISDEYLAYDEEGQMLASRESNRTLGVGDSVRARIVTKSIDERNPRESKIGLTAKQVGLGKHGWLKEEREKRQATTESE from the coding sequence ATGTACAAACGGGTCAGACTCAAGGATACGGTCGAGGTCCCCCCAGAGCACCTCGCGGACGTGACGCCGAACTTAGTGAAGAAGCTCCTGCAGGACAAGTTGGAGGGTCGAATGGACGAAGACGTCGGGAGCGTCGTCAGCGTCGTGAACGTTCACGACATCGGTGACGGCGCGGTACTCCCGAACCGACCGGGCGTCTACTACGAAGCGGAGTTCGACGCGGTCACCTTCGACCCCCAGATGCAGGAAGTCGTGGACGGGGAAATCGTGGAAGTGGTCAACTTCGGTGCCTTCGTCGGCATCGGGCCGGTCGACGGCCTGCTCCACGTCTCCCAGATTTCGGACGAGTACCTCGCCTACGACGAAGAGGGTCAGATGCTCGCCTCCCGCGAGTCGAACCGCACGCTCGGTGTCGGCGACTCGGTGCGGGCGCGCATCGTCACCAAGAGCATCGACGAACGGAATCCGCGCGAGAGCAAAATCGGGCTTACCGCCAAGCAGGTCGGTCTCGGCAAGCACGGTTGGCTCAAAGAGGAGCGCGAGAAGCGACAAGCGACCACTGAGAGTGAGTAA
- the spt4 gene encoding transcription elongation factor subunit Spt4: protein MAGDRLACRECHAVVEPDEDTCPICGSTSLTEDWAGYVIISHPDESQIAEEMEVTEPGKYALKVR from the coding sequence ATGGCCGGTGACCGCCTCGCCTGTCGCGAATGTCACGCCGTGGTCGAACCAGACGAGGACACCTGCCCCATCTGCGGGTCGACCAGTCTCACCGAGGACTGGGCAGGCTACGTCATCATCTCCCACCCCGACGAAAGCCAGATTGCCGAGGAGATGGAAGTGACCGAACCGGGCAAGTACGCGCTGAAGGTCCGGTAG
- a CDS encoding pyruvoyl-dependent arginine decarboxylase, which translates to MSTIRVAWGTGTGPTEMSSYDAALADANLHNYNLVAVSSVIPAGATVEAVGTAPDLGPAGERLTVVQARATGVGPGRVSAALGWSTSEADPTTDGGSDDENGPGLFYEAADETDPEDVAERVRTGLAAGRELREWEFTDERIETADVRAESGTFATAVVVAVYGESEPIC; encoded by the coding sequence ATGAGTACGATTCGGGTCGCGTGGGGGACCGGGACCGGTCCCACCGAGATGTCCTCGTACGACGCCGCGCTGGCGGACGCCAACCTCCACAACTACAACCTCGTCGCGGTCTCGTCGGTGATTCCCGCCGGCGCGACGGTCGAAGCGGTCGGCACGGCCCCGGACCTCGGTCCGGCGGGCGAGCGCCTGACGGTCGTGCAGGCGCGCGCGACCGGCGTCGGTCCCGGCCGGGTCTCGGCCGCGCTCGGGTGGTCCACGAGCGAGGCCGACCCGACCACCGACGGCGGGTCCGACGACGAGAACGGCCCCGGTCTGTTCTACGAGGCGGCGGACGAGACCGACCCCGAAGACGTGGCCGAGCGCGTCCGAACCGGTCTCGCGGCGGGCCGCGAACTCCGAGAGTGGGAGTTCACCGACGAGCGAATCGAGACCGCGGACGTACGCGCCGAGTCGGGAACCTTCGCCACCGCGGTCGTCGTGGCCGTCTACGGCGAGAGCGAACCCATCTGCTGA
- a CDS encoding GTP-dependent dephospho-CoA kinase family protein, which translates to MRGELKEPMGPIFTDAERLLAAAGDGPLVAVGDVVTYHLERAGVAPDVAVVDGLTKREEVEDRVAEGVARLGGESREVRVENPAGAVSGELARELKAAIADPEPTVLVVSGEEDLATLPAIVAAPLGASVVYGQPDEGMVLADVTDEAKAEVRDLLSRMDGDSDALFEILDAA; encoded by the coding sequence ATGCGCGGGGAACTCAAGGAGCCGATGGGGCCCATTTTCACCGACGCCGAGCGCCTGCTGGCGGCGGCGGGCGACGGACCGCTCGTCGCCGTCGGCGACGTCGTGACCTACCACCTCGAACGCGCCGGGGTCGCACCCGACGTGGCCGTGGTGGACGGCCTGACCAAGCGCGAGGAAGTCGAGGACCGAGTCGCCGAGGGCGTCGCGCGCCTCGGCGGCGAGAGTCGGGAGGTCCGCGTCGAGAACCCCGCGGGAGCCGTCTCCGGCGAGTTGGCCCGCGAACTGAAAGCGGCCATCGCGGACCCGGAACCGACCGTCCTCGTCGTGAGCGGCGAGGAGGACCTCGCGACGCTCCCGGCAATCGTGGCCGCGCCGCTGGGCGCGAGCGTCGTCTACGGCCAACCCGACGAGGGGATGGTCCTCGCCGACGTGACCGACGAAGCGAAGGCCGAGGTGCGCGACCTCCTGAGCCGAATGGACGGCGATTCAGACGCCCTGTTCGAAATTCTGGACGCGGCGTAG
- a CDS encoding DUF188 domain-containing protein has product MVATVAMDTSALMMPVERDVRVFEELERLLGDFECAAPRAVRDELSKLSDGASAEAVAASVGEDLAAERCRIVEHEASYADDVLVELAPEFDYVVTNDGPLKERLLDAGTPVIHIRGRNKLAISKP; this is encoded by the coding sequence ATGGTCGCCACGGTCGCCATGGACACCAGCGCGCTCATGATGCCCGTCGAACGCGACGTGCGGGTCTTCGAGGAGCTAGAGCGCCTGCTGGGAGATTTCGAGTGCGCGGCCCCGCGAGCGGTCCGCGACGAACTCTCGAAACTCTCGGACGGCGCGAGCGCGGAAGCCGTCGCGGCCAGCGTCGGCGAGGACTTGGCGGCCGAGCGGTGTCGAATCGTCGAACACGAAGCATCGTACGCAGACGACGTACTGGTCGAACTCGCCCCCGAGTTCGACTACGTCGTCACGAACGACGGTCCCCTCAAGGAGCGCCTGCTCGACGCGGGCACACCGGTAATTCATATAAGGGGCCGGAACAAACTCGCAATCAGCAAACCTTAG